In Myxococcales bacterium, a genomic segment contains:
- a CDS encoding RNA polymerase sigma factor, whose protein sequence is MKRLSRGRSRDSEDAGVGGTLEAGLRASGPAAFAARTEALYARYSGYVATVIYRIWGTQRDLEDAVHDVFVESFRALNRSGEPENEKAWIRTITVRLALAEAKRRRRAPHPLDETMLPFHLPSLGGQQDKLVDLWRRLRALSPDVRAAWALAVIDGVELLDAARLCGCSLATVKRRVLAANAALGDLFDV, encoded by the coding sequence ATGAAACGCTTGTCACGCGGTCGGTCTCGCGATTCCGAGGACGCGGGCGTCGGAGGCACCCTCGAGGCAGGCCTTCGTGCGTCCGGGCCCGCGGCATTCGCCGCCCGGACCGAGGCTCTGTATGCACGATATTCCGGCTACGTGGCCACGGTCATTTATCGCATCTGGGGAACCCAGCGCGATCTCGAGGATGCGGTCCACGACGTGTTCGTCGAATCGTTTCGGGCTCTGAACCGCAGCGGGGAGCCCGAAAATGAGAAGGCGTGGATACGCACGATCACGGTCCGCCTGGCGCTTGCCGAGGCCAAGCGACGGCGCCGCGCACCGCACCCTCTGGACGAAACGATGTTACCCTTTCACCTTCCCTCGCTCGGCGGACAACAAGACAAGCTCGTGGACCTCTGGCGAAGGCTGCGCGCTCTGTCGCCAGACGTCCGTGCGGCCTGGGCCCTGGCCGTGATTGACGGTGTCGAGCTTCTCGACGCCGCCCGGCTCTGCGGATGTTCACTCGCCACCGTCAAGCGTCGCGTCCTGGCCGCCAACGCGGCGCTGGGGGATTTGTTCGATGTTTAA
- a CDS encoding arylsulfatase, with the protein MTALAVCAHPSRPPPPVDGVAGQARGPGRLNIIFILADDQGCGDFGFSGNPRVKTPHIDKLVREGTLFTSFHVSPVCSPTRASLLTGRHHQRTGVFGVVTGNEYMAADEVTVAELLQAEGYRTALVGKWHLGENYPLVPHAQGFDEFFGFRDGSSGYFNPVMERNGKEETTKGYLTDILTDEAIAFVERNAHTPFFLYLPYNAPHSPLEVPESFLAGRDSEPAQTAKLYGMVESMDENIGRLLARVAELGLDEKTLVIFTSDNGGLPVKSEPQRPNCGLAGWKYDVLEGGVRVPLVMRLPGHVPAKAEVHVNTAHIDMLPTIADFAGAKLPRALPIDGRSLRPLLQGAESTAFASRKLFMHYPGETPVDPMAAFPGGSILSGSTKLVQNKDKLQLFDLAGDPGEKADLAKGNAVTVAQLEGEFVAWWSAVRGVRPAKPPIPVGYVEENPTYLRAHPAKLTNLAFQYREDPPLYRSLGVHRDWIARWTTVDGKATWRVDVKDDTRLRLGLELRCTSRSNGSKVRIRLGGASTEAVLSGCTSAGKEWHVEPFGELEAKQGISELTVEAVSLTGESLMELRRVQVERVP; encoded by the coding sequence GTGACCGCACTCGCCGTCTGTGCGCACCCGTCCCGGCCCCCCCCGCCCGTCGACGGCGTCGCGGGGCAGGCCCGTGGCCCCGGCCGCCTGAACATCATCTTCATCCTCGCAGACGATCAGGGCTGTGGTGACTTCGGATTTTCGGGCAACCCCCGCGTCAAGACGCCTCACATCGACAAGCTGGTGCGCGAGGGCACGCTGTTCACCAGCTTTCACGTGTCGCCCGTGTGTTCACCCACGCGCGCCAGCCTGTTGACCGGGCGCCATCACCAACGGACGGGTGTGTTCGGGGTCGTCACCGGCAATGAATACATGGCCGCCGACGAGGTCACGGTGGCCGAGTTGCTGCAAGCGGAGGGCTACCGCACGGCGCTCGTCGGCAAGTGGCACCTGGGCGAAAACTACCCGCTGGTCCCGCACGCGCAGGGCTTCGACGAATTCTTCGGATTCCGCGACGGATCCAGCGGGTACTTCAATCCCGTGATGGAGCGCAACGGCAAGGAGGAGACGACCAAGGGCTACTTGACGGACATCCTGACGGATGAAGCGATCGCCTTCGTGGAGCGCAATGCCCATACGCCCTTCTTTCTTTACCTGCCGTACAACGCCCCCCACTCGCCGCTCGAGGTGCCCGAGTCCTTCCTTGCGGGCCGAGACAGTGAGCCCGCGCAAACGGCGAAGCTGTACGGAATGGTCGAGTCGATGGACGAGAACATCGGCCGCCTGCTTGCCCGTGTCGCGGAGCTGGGCCTCGACGAAAAGACCCTGGTGATCTTCACCAGCGACAACGGTGGCCTGCCGGTCAAGTCCGAACCCCAGCGTCCGAACTGCGGGCTTGCCGGGTGGAAGTACGACGTGCTCGAAGGGGGCGTTCGCGTTCCGCTGGTGATGCGCCTGCCCGGGCACGTGCCTGCGAAAGCCGAGGTCCACGTGAACACGGCTCACATCGACATGCTCCCCACCATCGCCGATTTTGCGGGGGCAAAGCTTCCTCGCGCGCTCCCGATCGATGGGCGCAGCTTGCGCCCGCTTTTGCAAGGCGCCGAGAGCACGGCCTTTGCGTCCCGTAAGTTGTTCATGCACTACCCGGGTGAGACCCCGGTGGACCCCATGGCCGCGTTCCCCGGGGGCTCGATCCTCTCGGGCTCCACCAAGCTTGTGCAGAACAAGGACAAGCTTCAGCTCTTCGATCTCGCGGGCGATCCCGGGGAAAAAGCGGACCTGGCAAAAGGCAATGCCGTCACGGTGGCGCAGCTCGAGGGCGAGTTCGTGGCCTGGTGGTCTGCGGTGCGCGGTGTACGCCCCGCCAAGCCTCCGATCCCCGTCGGATATGTCGAAGAAAACCCCACCTATCTGCGTGCTCACCCTGCGAAGCTCACCAACCTGGCCTTCCAGTACCGAGAAGATCCGCCCCTCTACCGCTCCCTCGGCGTGCACCGGGATTGGATTGCGCGCTGGACGACGGTGGATGGAAAAGCCACCTGGCGCGTCGACGTCAAGGACGACACCCGCTTGCGTCTCGGACTCGAGCTCCGCTGTACGAGCCGTAGCAACGGGTCGAAGGTGCGCATCCGTCTGGGCGGGGCAAGTACGGAAGCGGTCCTATCGGGCTGCACGTCCGCGGGCAAGGAGTGGCACGTCGAGCCCTTCGGCGAGCTCGAAGCCAAGCAGGGAATTTCCGAGCTGACCGTCGAGGCGGTAAGCCTCACAGGGGAAAGCCTGATGGAGCTACGGCGCGTGCAAGTGGAACGCGTTCCCTGA
- a CDS encoding ABC transporter substrate-binding protein yields the protein MKFCPLCGQEGQGPTCPTDGVTLIERTQPVSLEGTTLKGMYRVDRKIGEGGFGVVYQGTQLALGRRVAIKTLLPGLERDPSLVTRFFREARVLSQLNHPNVVLVYDAGNTEGGVFFLVMELLEGAPLNELVSAGRGLPQATALQVFKHICAGVGEAHRAGLIHRDLKPANVFLEKRAGRGMNVKVLDFGLARHVTMDTHITRDGFMLGTPGYAAPEQITASSEPDARSDIYGLAAIFYFMLAGRDPFGGTTAQSIMARQLSAGPEPLPAGPESAPGPLQDVIFRALATDPRQRFQSVAELWQALTQAAASAPPPGRTAVLPTGLPSTGPGLPPRGAGVPATTVLPTGTGAPARTATGTTVLPTGSAPSQPLPALPPTSLLPTPSFAADGNGTSGVAPPGLEIQPRSGILLTGVEVPLSIAGPGPSRRPVWSARRKLLLGGGAGALAAVGFGIGVKLGIARRKPVRLGMSAAFSGPSQYLGRAMHTGLQARLFAAEAAAELPFPLQLLALDDGYEPTRTQQNMGKLLDGAKVLAVVGNVGTPTAAAALPLCLERRTPLVGALSGAPVLRKTPPDRYVFNYRASYAQETAAMIDHFVGVRRIAPEKIAVFAQADSFGDAGMAGVVHQLRKHEFADSDRLLRVGYERNSLDVSQAIEVIAARGREIEAVVMIATYQAAARFIDGLRHKQQEKLYGNVSFVGSEALAEELRGLGPAPKEAIVTQVVPHPLAEATGVIKYRETLARFFPEETPSFVSLEGYIVGCLMVEALARCQAFEREELVDVLEGIKQLDLGIGTSIDFGPSDHEGGDKVWGTTIASDFSYQSLDLVG from the coding sequence ATGAAGTTCTGTCCTCTCTGCGGCCAAGAAGGCCAGGGCCCCACGTGCCCCACCGACGGCGTGACCCTCATCGAGCGGACCCAGCCGGTGAGCCTGGAGGGCACGACCCTCAAGGGCATGTACCGGGTGGACCGGAAGATCGGCGAAGGGGGCTTCGGTGTGGTCTACCAGGGCACGCAGCTGGCCTTGGGACGGCGCGTGGCGATTAAAACGCTTTTGCCAGGCCTGGAACGCGATCCGAGCTTGGTCACCCGCTTTTTCCGGGAGGCCCGGGTGTTGAGTCAGCTCAACCATCCGAACGTCGTGCTGGTCTACGACGCCGGGAACACGGAGGGCGGCGTGTTCTTTCTCGTGATGGAGCTGCTCGAGGGGGCGCCGCTCAACGAGTTGGTCAGTGCAGGTCGGGGCCTACCACAGGCCACGGCGCTGCAAGTCTTCAAGCACATCTGTGCCGGCGTGGGGGAGGCCCACCGCGCCGGGCTCATTCACCGGGATCTCAAGCCGGCAAACGTCTTCCTCGAGAAGCGTGCTGGTCGGGGCATGAACGTGAAGGTGCTGGACTTCGGTCTTGCCCGCCATGTCACCATGGACACGCACATCACGCGGGATGGCTTCATGTTGGGCACACCCGGCTATGCCGCGCCGGAGCAGATTACGGCCAGCTCCGAACCCGACGCGCGCTCCGACATTTACGGCCTTGCCGCGATCTTTTACTTCATGCTGGCCGGGCGCGATCCTTTCGGAGGCACGACGGCCCAGTCCATCATGGCGCGGCAGCTCAGCGCAGGTCCCGAGCCCCTGCCCGCCGGACCCGAGAGTGCGCCGGGACCCTTGCAAGACGTGATCTTCCGCGCCTTGGCCACCGACCCACGGCAGAGGTTCCAATCGGTGGCGGAGCTTTGGCAAGCGCTGACCCAAGCTGCGGCCAGCGCGCCACCTCCGGGGCGCACGGCGGTTTTGCCCACGGGCCTGCCTTCCACGGGCCCCGGGCTCCCGCCAAGGGGCGCCGGCGTTCCCGCGACCACCGTTTTGCCCACAGGGACGGGGGCGCCTGCCCGCACCGCCACGGGCACGACCGTCCTGCCGACGGGGTCAGCGCCTTCCCAGCCCCTGCCGGCGCTACCTCCCACGTCGCTGCTTCCAACGCCGTCGTTCGCCGCGGATGGGAACGGAACGAGTGGCGTTGCGCCCCCAGGGCTCGAGATTCAGCCCCGCTCGGGGATCTTGCTGACGGGCGTCGAGGTGCCCCTCTCGATCGCGGGGCCAGGCCCAAGCCGGCGCCCCGTGTGGTCCGCCCGCCGGAAGTTGCTGCTCGGCGGAGGTGCGGGGGCCTTGGCCGCCGTGGGCTTTGGCATCGGCGTGAAGCTGGGGATCGCGCGCCGCAAGCCCGTGCGCTTGGGAATGAGCGCTGCCTTTTCGGGGCCCTCACAATACCTCGGGCGGGCCATGCACACCGGTTTGCAAGCGCGGCTCTTCGCTGCAGAGGCGGCGGCAGAACTACCTTTTCCCCTTCAGCTCCTGGCGCTCGACGACGGCTATGAGCCCACGCGGACCCAGCAGAACATGGGCAAGCTCCTCGATGGCGCAAAGGTCCTCGCCGTCGTGGGCAACGTGGGGACACCCACGGCCGCGGCCGCCTTGCCGCTGTGTCTCGAACGGCGAACGCCCCTGGTGGGCGCTTTGTCGGGCGCGCCCGTGCTCCGCAAAACGCCCCCGGACCGCTATGTGTTCAACTACCGCGCGAGCTACGCACAGGAAACTGCGGCGATGATCGATCACTTCGTGGGGGTTCGGCGCATCGCCCCCGAAAAGATCGCGGTGTTTGCGCAAGCCGATAGCTTTGGTGACGCCGGCATGGCGGGGGTCGTGCATCAGCTGCGTAAGCACGAGTTCGCTGACTCCGATCGCTTGCTGCGGGTTGGGTACGAACGCAACAGCCTGGATGTGAGTCAGGCTATCGAGGTCATCGCCGCGCGGGGGCGTGAGATCGAGGCGGTGGTCATGATTGCGACATATCAGGCCGCCGCACGCTTCATCGATGGTCTTCGGCACAAGCAGCAGGAGAAACTCTACGGCAACGTCTCCTTCGTTGGCAGTGAGGCGCTTGCCGAGGAGCTACGAGGCCTGGGCCCGGCGCCGAAGGAGGCGATCGTAACGCAGGTGGTGCCCCATCCGCTCGCCGAAGCCACGGGCGTGATCAAGTATCGCGAAACGCTCGCACGCTTTTTTCCTGAAGAAACGCCTTCCTTCGTGAGCCTCGAGGGCTACATCGTTGGCTGTTTGATGGTGGAGGCGCTCGCGCGCTGCCAGGCGTTCGAGCGCGAAGAGTTGGTGGATGTTCTCGAAGGCATCAAGCAACTCGATCTGGGGATAGGGACCTCCATCGACTTTGGTCCTTCGGATCACGAAGGAGGAGACAAGGTCTGGGGGACCACGATCGCTTCGGACTTCTCCTACCAAAGCCTCGATCTGGTGGGCTGA